From a single Larimichthys crocea isolate SSNF chromosome XIII, L_crocea_2.0, whole genome shotgun sequence genomic region:
- the mrpl17 gene encoding large ribosomal subunit protein bL17m, which produces MRLTLRALISHGRVARKMGLGPESRINMLRNILTGLVRHERIETTTARADEVRFYAEKLVDYAKRGDTDEKAMKMASFWLTEKDLVPKLFNVLAPRFETHSKGYTRMARLPNRENLDRAKMAVLEYKGNPFPPLYPVKKDNELTLINQLLRGYREDRAQQLATKA; this is translated from the exons ATGCGCCTCACGCTGCGAGCGTTGATCTCCCACGGCCGGGTGGCCCGGAAGATGGGTCTGGGTCCAGAGTCCCGCATCAACATGCTGCGGAACATCCTGACAGGACTGGTCCGACATGAGAGGATCGAGACCACGACGGCCCGAGCAGATGAAGTCCGTTTCTACGCCGAAAAG cTGGTTGACTACGCCAAAAGGGGAGACACAGACGAGAAGGCCATGAAAATGGCCAGTTTCTGGCTGACG GAAAAGGACCTGGTTCCAAAGCTCTTCAATGTTCTCGCCCCACGGTTTGAAACTCATTCAAAGGGCTACACCCGGATGGCACGCCTCCCCAACAGAGAGAACCTGGACAGAGCTAAGATGGCCGTCTTGGAGTACAAAGGCAATCCCTTCCCGCCTCTGTATCCTGTGAAAAAAGACAATGAACTCACCCTCATAAATCAGCTTCTCAGAGGCTACAGAGAAGACAGGGCACAACAGTTGGCTACAAAAGCTTAA
- the LOC104927339 gene encoding polyserase-2, whose product MRTITEQGSSPDCGYIPEVQVKSCHRQDHTTTMRSLVFILLIGAAFATEDDKIVGGYECTPHSQAHQVSLNSGYHFCGGSLVNENWVVSAAHCYKSRVEVRLGEHNIRVTENTEQFISSSRVIRHPRYSSSTIDNDIMLIKLRTPATLNQYVQPIALPTSCAPAGTMCTVSGWGSTQSSTADRNKLQCLQIPILSDRDCNNSYPGMITNAMFCAGYLEGGKDSCQGDSGGPVVCNGQLQGVVSWGYGCAEKDYPGVYAKVCIFNDWLESTMASPVMRSLVFALLLGAVFATEDDKIVGGKECTPHSQPHQVSLNSGYHFCGGSLVNENWVVSAAHCYKSKMDIVLGDHNRWWMDGNEQTISAVRVIPHPNYESWTISNDIMLIKLSKPATINQYVKPVALPTSCAPAGTMCTVSGWGVTMSSADSNKLQCVNIPILSEEDCDKAYPGMITESMFCAGYLEGGKDSCQGDSGGPVVCNGKLQGVVSWGIGCAERNHPGVYAKTCIFTEWLQTTMATY is encoded by the exons ATGAGGACCATCACAGAGCAGGGCAGCTCACCTGACTGTGGATATATACCAGAGGTCCAGGTGAAGTCCTGTCATCGACAAGATCACACTACAACCATGAGGTCTCTGGTCTTCATTCTGCTTATCGGGGCTGCTT ttgcCACCGAGGACGACAAAATCGTCGGAGGGTATGAGTGCACACCCCACTCCCAGGCCCATCAGGTGTCTCTGAACTCTGGGTACCACTTCTGTGGTGGCTCCCTGGTCAACGAGAACTGGGTTGTGTCTGCTGCTCACTGCTACAAGTC cCGTGTGGAGGTGCGTCTTGGAGAGCACAACATCAGGGTCACCGAGAACACCGAGCagttcatctcctcctcccgtGTCATCCGCCATCCCCGTTACAGCTCCTCGACAATCGACAATGACATCATGCTGATCAAGCTGAGAACCCCCGCCACCCTGAACCAGTATGTGCAGCCTATTGCTCTGCCCACCAGCTGTGCCCCCGCTGGCACCATGTGCACAGTCTCTGGCTGGGGCAGCACCCAGAGCTCCA CTGCTGACAGGAACAAGCTGCAGTGCCTGCAGATCCCCATCCTGTCTGACAGGGATTGTAACAACTCCTACCCTGGCATGATCACCAATGCCATGTTCTGCGCTGGATACCTGGAGGGAGGCAAGGACTCTTGCCAG GGTGACTCTGGTGGCCCCGTGGTGTGCAACGGTCAGCTGCAGGGTGTTGTGTCCTGGGGCTACGGATGTGCTGAGAAGGACTATCCTGGTGTCTACGCCAAG GTCTGCATCTTCAACGACTGGCTGGAGAGCACCATGGCTTCT CCAGTCATGAGGTCTCTGGTCTTTGCTCTGCTCCTAGGAGCTGTGT ttgccACAGAGGATGACAAAATTGTTGGAGGGAAAGAGTGCACGCCTCATTCTCAGCCCCATCAGGTGTCTCTGAACTCTGGGTACCACTTCTGTGGTGGCTCCCTGGTCAATGAGAACTGGGTGGTGTCTGCTGCTCACTGCTACAAATC caAAATGGACATTGTCCTTGGTGATCACAACCGTTGGTGGATGGATGGCAATGAACAGACCATTTCTGCTGTCCGTGTGATCCCTCATCCCAACTATGAGTCCTGGACGATTAGCAATGACATCATGCTTATCAAGCTGAGCAAGCCTGCCACCATCAACCAGTATGTGAAGCCTGTGGCTCTGCCCACTAGTTGTGCCCCCGCTGGCACCATGTGCACCGTCTCTGGATGGGGTGTGACCATGAGCT CTGCTGATAGTAacaagctgcagtgtgtgaatatCCCCATCCTGTCTGAAGAGGACTGTGATAAGGCATACCCCGGCATGATCACTGAGTCCATGTTCTGTGCTGGATACCTGGAAGGAGGCAAGGACTCCTGCCAG GGTGACTCTGGTGGTCCTGTTGTGTGTAACGGTAAGCTGCAGGGTGTTGTATCCTGGGGCATTGGATGTGCAGAGAGAAACCATCCCGGTGTCTATgccaag ACCTGCATTTTCACAGAATGGCTGCAGACCACCATGGCCACTTACTGA
- the LOC113747268 gene encoding trypsin-1, which yields MRSLVFVLLIGAAFATEDDKIVGGYECTPHSQAHQVSLNSGYHFCGGSLVNENWVVSAAHCYKSRVEVRLGEHNIRVTENTEQFISSSRVIRHPRYSSYNIDNDIMLIKLRTPATLNQYVQPVALPTSCAPAGTMCTVSGWGNTQSSTADRNKLQCLQIPILSDRDCKNSYPGQITNAMFCAGYLEGGKDSCQGDSGGPVVCNGQLQGVVSWGYGCAEKDYPGVYAKVCIFNDWLESTMASN from the exons ATGAGGTCTCTGGTCTTTGTTCTGCTCATCGGAGCTGCCT ttgcCACCGAGGACGACAAAATCGTCGGAGGGTATGAGTGCACACCCCACTCCCAGGCCCATCAGGTGTCTCTGAACTCTGGGTACCACTTCTGTGGTGGCTCCCTGGTCAACGAGAACTGGGTTGTGTCTGCTGCTCACTGCTACAAGTC cCGTGTGGAGGTGCGTCTTGGAGAGCACAACATCAGGGTCACCGAGAACACCGAGCagttcatctcctcctcccgtGTCATCCGCCATCCCCGTTACAGCTCTTACAACATCGACAATGACATCATGCTGATCAAGCTGAGAACCCCCGCCACCCTGAACCAGTATGTGCAGCCTGTTGCTCTGCCCACCAGCTGTGCCCCCGCTGGCACCATGTGCACAGTCTCTGGCTGGGGCAACACCCAGAGCTCCA CTGCTGACAGGAACAAGCTGCAGTGCCTGCAGATCCCCATCCTGTCTGACAGGGATTGTAAAAACTCCtaccctggccagatcaccaaTGCCATGTTCTGCGCTGGATACCTGGAGGGAGGCAAGGACTCTTGCCAG GGTGACTCTGGTGGCCCCGTGGTGTGCAACGGTCAGCTGCAGGGTGTTGTGTCCTGGGGCTACGGATGTGCTGAGAAGGACTATCCTGGTGTCTACGCCAAG GTCTGCATCTTCAACGACTGGCTGGAGAGCACCATGGCTTCTAATTAA